A segment of the SAR324 cluster bacterium genome:
AATCAATGGCTCCCTGGTTGAGAGTTTGGCTATTGAGTTTGGCAAGCAGTGTAGCTGAGCTGAGTATTTCAGCGTAGCGGTAGATGAAGAGGCGCAGGGGAATGTTGAGATTTAAAGAGAGTGAGATTTGATTCGAAGGCAGGCTCAGGATTCCTGATCCAACAGAATTGGTGGGTCCCTGCTCGGAGAAGCTAGTCCCTCCGGGGACAACGACAATGAACTCAGTGGCACGGGAACTGGAGCCCGCTCTTTGAGCACTGCGTTCCGAACTCCGGTGTTGCAGAGTTAGCGTGACCTCAGCTTTATCAAGAGACTCACCTTCCTTCGGTAAAGGAGCACATGTGCTCAATGGCAGGGAAAGAGAAAGTAAAATTAGCCAGAAACAACAGAGATAAATTGGGAATTTCTGCTTTGTTTTACCCATAGATTTCGGCGTAGTAAATAGACTATGAACTACTTGCCAAGGAAGTAGCATTTTTATTTAACTAAAATTCTAATAGTTGCTTATCATAAAAATTCAGCAAATTATTCACGAATCCAGTTAACAAGAACTCAACTTACTAGGACTTATTTTCAATTATTTTCAAATTGCTGAGCAGTGAGCCAATTTACAGGGTTATCCTCGATGCCGAGGATCAAAGGCATCACGGACGGCTTCACCAATGAATACGAGCAAACTGAGCATCAGAGCCAGCACGAAGAAACCTGAGAGGCCAAGCCAGGGAGCGTGGATGTTAGCCTTCCCTTGAGCTAGAAGTTCACCCAGCGAAGGCGAACCAACTGGCAGTCCGAAGCCAAGGAAGTCGAGGGAAGTCAACGTGGTGATCGAGCTGTTCAGCAGAAAGGGTAGAAAGGTCAGGGTGGCGACCATTGCGTTAGGCAGGATGTGACGACACATGATTGTGGTGTTGCTCAATCCAAGGGCTTGGGCAGCCCGGACGTATTCGAGATTCCGACCTCTAAGAAATTCAGCCCGGACGACCCCAACAAGCCCCATCCAACTGAACAAGAGCATGATGCCGAGCAGCCACCAGAAATTGGGTTCCACAAAGCTGGAGAGGATGATCAACAAGAACAGCACTGGTAATCCAGACCAGACTTCAATGAAGCGCTGCCCCCCCAGATCAACCCAGCCTCCGTAGTAGCCTTGCAGGGACCCAAAAGCCACGCCAATGATCGAACTGAAGACCGTCAGGCAGAGTCCAAACAAAACCGAGATGCGAAAGCCATAGATCAAGCGCGCCATCACGTCGCGTCCCTGGTCGTCAGTTCCCAGCCAGTTTTCTGCAGAAGGAGGGGCTGGTGCCGGGACACTCAGGTTGTAGTTGATCGTGTCATAGCTGTAGCGAATCATTGGCCAGAGGATCCAACCTTTTTCTTTGATCAGGTCCTTGACAAAAGGATCAGTATATTCCGCTTCGGTCGCAAACTCTCCACCAAATTGAGTCTCAGAGTACTCTACCAAAAAAGGGGTGTAAAACTCTCCGTCAAAGCGAATCAACAGAGGCTTGTCGTTGGAGACAAGTTCCGCCAGTAGGCTGAAGAAAAAGAGAAAGAGGAAGAACCAGAGGGACCAATAGCCTCGTCGGTTGGCACGGAAAGCCCTCAGGCGTCGTTGATTGATTGGATTGGAGAGAAGAGAAGAAGCCATGAGTGTTTGCTTTAGGAATCCAACAAGCGTCGAGCGAGTGTTAAACTGCCGACAAAAGTCACCCCAGATTTTTTTAAGGACACGCACGATCTCGTTCAAGGTAGCCCCTTAGGTCATCACGTCATCCACAAGCCAGACACGATAAAGTGTGTGCGTAAAATGAACCTCAAAAACATTCTGCACATTCTTGCGTCGTTGTTCAAGGTGATCACTTGACTGGATCCTTGGATTTTTTGGGTAATTGGATTGGTCTTGGGTAGGCTTAAAGTGGGGATGTGTCTCTGAATTTCCAATGCCAGCAATTGAGTCTGGTTGAACTGTCGCTAGCGCAAACGACTTTTGGAAAGAGCTACCGGAACTAACGCCCAGTCAACTCGACCCCCTGAATCGTCAGTCCTTCATGAAAAAGCATCCCCAGCAATTTACGGAGCCTCGTTTGTTGTGTAAACTTGAAGCTCAGCAGCCACTCTCGAATCGAATCTTCGCAAAGTAATACGCTTTGACATTCGTCCGGATGCCAGGTTGGAAAATTCTTGCAGGCTGAGCAATCAAATTGGGAGGGGTTCAGGGTAGGTTGTGCACAACGCAGACAGTGATTCCTGATCCAAGGTAGGTTGACCTCACACGAATAGCACAGCAGGTTGGTGAAAGGGCCTTCCGAATCTCCCCGAAGCGCCTGACCACACTGCCAACATTGACAGGGCAACCATTTGCCTGGATTCAGCCAACTCTCAAATATAGTTCGCCAATTTGTCTTCCGACTTCCCATCTGCGGTTGAAGTTGAATCACCTAGGGTAGGGTTTTTTTCGTCGAAACTTTGATTGTTCAAGGGCAACAGACCCTGGACAGTGGGACGACCACGCCAAATGCCAAGTATCAGAAAATAACCGGTCAGTCCCCCAATTACCAGCAAGCTGAACTCTCCCCACTGTGAGGTCAGCCCAAGATCCAAACCAACCATAGCCCCCGGAATGATAGCGAATCCTGGAAATCTTAGCGCTCGTTCACTGCCAGCCAACAGCAATGTGAAAGCTCCAATGAATAGCCCCAGAATCGTAGCCAGGATAAGAATTTGTAGAAAAGCCATGTTGTCTTTTGGGTGAGGGATTTGATGAATCAAAAATCTCATTTTCAGAGATGGTTATTTGTCAAGCAGGATCGTCAAATTCTGGAGGAGCCGCATAGGCTTCGTACTCGACCAAAGATTCCTGCAACAATCGATCACCGACGTCTAGGGTTTCCTTTTCCAATTCAGCAACCACTACTCGGTAAGGAGTGTTGCGCTCCACAAAGATCAGATAGAAGGGAAGCCATTCGCCAGTGAGTTGGTAAATTCCCTGACGATACCAGGCGGCTTGAAAGGCATAGTGCCATTGCGTGTTGGCCTCGGTGATGGTCCGATAGGAAAATTTGAGATCGGCAATAAAGGCTTTCTCCGGACAGAACAGATCCAACCGGCCTTTGCAGCGCAAGCTGTTCTCAGGGGCTTGCCAGAAAAGCGAGACCTCCTTGAGGCTATTTTCCAGCATCCAGCTTGCCTGTGGGTGCGTGTTGACTGCATTCTGCGCATTCATTAATGCATCCCAGATGTTGGTGGGAAGCATGGTTGGACGAGATTCTTCGCTGGATGGTTGTTCCTCTGCTTCCAGTTTTTTTAACTTTCTGAGTGAAATCCCCGGAGCAAGTCGCTGATAATCCTGTTCAAATCTTTCAGGTTCAAGCAGGAGGCAGTGGCCCGCATTGCCGATCAGGACTCCATGCGGGTTGTAGTAATTTCCAGGTCGAAAAATCTGCTTAAGGGTCGACTGATTCAATCCTTGAGCTTGTTGATATTGCTCAAAAGGCATCTCCTCAAAAATACCGGTTTGAAAGTTGGCTTCCTCCATCATCGATATGATTCCACTGTTGGGCAAGAGCAGACAAGGTTTCGGTCTCCATAGGCATTGTCGATTCGATTGACGGTTGGCCAGAATTTTTGGGTTTGCATGCCTGGCAAGGGATACGCTGCGATTTCTCGACTGTAGAGATGATTCCAGACCTCAGCGGTTAGGTCCAATTGAGTGTGTGGAGCGTTGACCAATGGGTTGTCCTGCAAAGGCCAGGTTCCCTCTTCTACTTTGCGGACTTCTTCACGGATCTTGAGCATTGCTTCACAAAAACGATCCAATTCTTCTCTGGATTCACTCTCCGTTGGTTCAATCATCAGAGTTCCAGCGACAGGCCAGGACATGGTGGGTGCGTGAAATCCATAGTCCATTAGACGTTTCGCAATGTCTTCCTCAGAGATTCCGGAAATGTTCTTCAGTGGTCGGATGTCCAGAATACACTCATGTGCCAAGCGTCCGTTGCGACCACGATAGAGAATCGGATAGGCACCGCTGAGTCGCTCTGCCATATAGTTTGCGTTGAGGATGGCAACCTGGGAGGCTATGCGCAGATTCGGTCCTCCCATCATACGAATGTACATCCAGGAGATTGGCAGAATGCTAGGGCTTCCCCAAGGTGCAGCAGAAACGGCACCACCTGTCCGATTTTCGGCAACTTTGATGATGGAGTGGTTCGGCAGATAGGGGGCCAGGTGAGAACGGACGCCAATGGGGCCCATTCCGGGGCCTCCACCTCCATGTGGAATGCAGAAGGTTTTGTGCAGATTAAAGTGCATCACATCTGGTCCAAATTGACCGGGTTGAGCTATGCCCACCAGTGCATTCAGGTTGGCTCCATCCATATAAACCTGTCCACCAAAGCCTTGGATGATTTCACAGATGCTGCGGATTTCTTCTTCGAAAACTCCATGAGTCGATGGATAAGTTACCATCAAGGCGGCTAGTCCGCTAGCGTGTGCTTCTGCTTTTTGACGAAGATCATTGACGTCAACATTCCCTTGGGAATCGCAGTTGACAACCACTACTTTCATTCCTGCCATCTGGGCACTGGCTGGATTGGTACCATGAGCAGAACTGGGAATTAGACAGATGTGACGATGTGCTTCTCCTCGGGAGATATGATAGTTGCGGATGGTCAGCAACCCTGCGTACTCGCCTTGTGCTCCAGAGTTGGGCTGCATTGAGATGGCATCAAAACCGGTCAATTGCATCAGCCAATCTTCCAGTTGTTGAATCATTTTCTGCATTCCTTGCGCCTGCTCCACGGGCACAAATGGATGAAGAGACCCTACACTTTCCCAGGTCACCGGGATCATCTCAGCGCTGGCATTCAATTTCATTGTGCAGGAGCCCAGAGGAATCATAGCCCTATTCAGCGCCAGATCCTTCTCTTCCAGATTCCTGAGGTAGCGCATCAATTCTGTTTCGGAGTGGTATCGATGAAAAACAGAATGGCTCAAGAAATTTGATTCTCTTTGCAAGCTTTCTGGAATGCCGGCATCAGAGGAGTTGGCTTGACTGAGCAAGGCATCTAAATCTGCTTCTACTCCAAAAACTTTGAGAAGCTTGCTGACATCTTCTGGAGTCGTAGTTTCGTCAAGACTAACTCCGAGATGAGTTGAGTCTATCACTCGAAGATTGATCTTAGCTTCTTGTGCACGCTGCAGAATTTCTGGCTGTTGCGTTATGGCGTCGATGCAAAGGGTATCAAAAAACTGATCATTCGAGGCAAACCCACCCTGATCCAGACCTTGTCGAAGTAGTGCCGTCAGGGTATGAGTCCTTCTAGCGATTTTTTTGAGACCATCAGGACCATGATAAACTGCATAAAAACTTGCGATGACAGCAAGCAGAACCTGAGCTGTGCAGATATTGCTGGTGGCCTTCTCACGGCGGATATGTTGCTCACGAGTCTGCAAAGCCATGCGAAGGGCAAGCTGTCCCTGTCGATCTTGAGAGACACCGATTAATCTTCCTGGCAGAGATCTTTTCAAGGTGTCACGCGTTGCCAGAAAGGCAGCATGCGGTCCACCATAACCCATGGGTACTCCAAAACGTTGGGCACTGCCAAAGACGATATCAGCCCCCATCTCTCCGGGTGGTTTGAGGAGCGTTAGGCTGAGTAAGTCCGTGGCCACAGCTACCAAGACCCCTTGCTGGTGCATGGCTTCGATCCATTCTGACCAATTATTGATCACCCCAAATGTATTGGGATACTGCAATAATGCTCCGAAATAGTCCCCGCTTGGTATTTCTGCTGGCTCACCAACCACCAAATGAATGTTCATCGGCTCCGCTCGGGTCTGCAGAAGATCGAGGGTCTGCCGGTGCACATTGTGATCAACAAAGAACTGATTGCTTTTTTTCTTCGAGTGACGTTGACAGAGTGTCATCGCTTCTGCAGCTGCAGTGGCCTCGTCCAACAGCGAAGCGTTGGCAACCTCCATTCCTGTGAGATCTAAGACCATTTGCTGGAAATTGAGAAGCGCTTCCAATCTTCCCTGGGCAATCTCCGCCTGGTAGGGAGTATAAGCGGTGTACCAGCCTGGATTCTCCAGGAGGTTTCGGCGAATCACATTAGGCAGGTGTGTTCCATAGTAACCCTGACCCAGAAAGCTCTGCCAAAGCTGGTTAGCCTCCATCATTGATTTCAACTCATTCAGCGCCTGCTCTTCACTTGCTGGTTTCAGGTCCAGCTTGCTTTGTGGCTGCAGAATGTCATAGGGCACCGTTTTTTCGAGCAAATCCTCTAGAGATTGCAGCTCTAGGAACTGCAACATTGCTTGTTGTTGAGCCTGGTTTGGCCCAATGTGACGGTGGACAAAATCTGCCGAAGGATGAAGTTGATTAAGTTCTTTGAGCAAGCTTGATTGTGTAGGCATGAAATATTCAAGGAAAATTAAAAGATCAGGTAAGTAGCTTGATATCACTCAATGAATCATGACAAATTCCGGTCATCGCTGCAAGGTTGGTACTAGTAAATCTTAAGATCTTGAAAGCCAATCCGACTTTGCCAAAATTTTCTGATCATTCTTCCATTCTTTGTTTGCAGCGAACAGGAGAAATAGTTATGGTTTGCAAATTAAATTGCAGTTGTTCTTTCATTTAGTCGAAGTCCATGGCTCAGATGCTCACCATCACGGAGGTGGTTAATTTACTCCGGGTGCCAGAAACAACGATTCGTCGCTGGATTCAGCAAGGGGAATTCCCTTGTACTATTCGGAACGGCAAACCGCTTGTCAATCAGGCTACGCTGATTTCCTGGGCAGAAGCCAAGCACCTCCGCTTGGGTTCATCCGCACTGGGCAAAAAGGGAAATCTTGTTACAAACAATTTGTTGGCTGCCTTAGAATTGGGTGGCACTCATTACAGGCTCAAGGGTGAAGATCGAGATGCAGTTCTTAGACATCTGCCGGGACAGATGCAGTTGAATAGGATCTCGCCACAAAAATTAGAGACACTCCTATTGGAACGTGAGAACCAGTCGTCAACTGCTCTGGGTAAAGGAGTAGCGGTTCCTCATCCTCGCTATCCATTGCCCATCTCGAAGTCCCAATCCCGTGTGGATGTTTTCTTTCTCTCTTCACCTATCGAATGGGACGCACCAGACAGACAACCTGTCCATACACTTTTTGTTTTGCTCAGCGCCGAATCTTCCCACCATCTTAAGATCCTTTCGCAAATAGCTGGTCTGCTGCGGCAAGCAGGCGTCGAGGACTTTCTGCAGCAGGCACCCCCACAAGATGAACTCTTGGACTACATTCAAGCAAGAACTTCACACTAAGCTTCAAACTCTCCTACCAAGCACGCCTCTAGGAGAGGGCGAACGACTGTCACACTTTCGAGCTCATTCTGCCCGTGAAACTGTTGTGATGATGCTATGTGCTCTGATCATTGGAGCTGGTAGCGGGGCCTTGGCAGTGAGTCTAAACTGGGGTGTCCACTTCCTACAAGAATCCATTCTCTTTCTCCCTGATCTTGGCCAGATTCTGATGCCAGCACTGGGAGCGGGTTTAGCTGTTTTCATGATTCGAAATTTGTTGAGAGATCCTTCAGGACACGGGGTTCCCGAAGTGATTCATGCTGTACTGCATGACGCGAGAAATCTGAAAAAAAGGATGATTTTTTCCAGGTTTTTAGGAAGTCTATTAACTGTTGGAACTGGGAATTCTGCTGGACTAGAAGGGCCCACAGTCTGTATTGGAGCTGCTTGGGGGGCTGTGGTTGCGCGCTGGCTGAATACAAATGAGCGCCGTAGCAAACTACTACTTGGCTACGGGGTAGCAGGTGCGGTTGCAGGGATTTTCAACGCTCCTTTGACGGGTCTGATTTTTACACTGGAGATCATTCTTGGTGAGTGGTCGGTATTGACTGTCTTGCCTTCGATCATTGCTGCAGTGACTGCGACAGAGTTCAGTCGGGTCCTGATGGGCAATAAGATCACATTTACACATGAGTTTGAGTTCTTCGACCCAACCTCCTTGGTCGCCTGTGTTCTCCTTGGAATCCTGACAGGCCTCGTCTCAATTGCATTTTCCAGAAGCCTCAGTTGGTCTGAGAAGAAATTTCATAAGATAGGAAGTCCGTGGGCGAGAGCTGCCCTCGGAGGTGCAATCATTGGGGGAATGGCCTACCTCAATCCATCCGTGCTTGGAGAGGGCTATAACATCACCCAAGAGTTCCTGGCACAGATGGATCAGCATACGGTCGAATGGGTCCTATTTTTTATCTTACTGAAATTCATCGCCTGTTGCGTGACTCTAGGTTCCGGTGGTGTGGGAGGTGTCTTTGCTCCAAGCCTCGTGCTTGGCAGTGCGGTAGGTATGTCTTTCGGCTTAATATTGGGATTGACTGGTTGGGAAGGTGTGGCAGAACCAGCAGCCTTCGCTCTGGTTGGTATGGCTGGGATGGTGACTGGAGTGATGCATGGGCCTCTGACCGGGGTTTTTCTGGTCATGGAATCCACAGGGGGATATTCGCTGATTCTTCCCTTGATGCTCACTGCAAGCAGCGCCATGGTAACGAGTTCATTTTTGGAAGTGGGTTCTGTTTATACTCGAAATTTGATTTTCAAAGGTGATCTAGTCAAAAGAGGATCTGATCAACATTTACTACGATCACTGTCGAGGGATTTTCGGGATTTGTTGGATCATGATTTCCTAACAGTCCGAGACAGTACCCTCTTGGGAGAGTTTGTAGAGGTCTTCAAAAATGCGCATCGTAATTATTTTCCGGTTCTTGAAGCAGATTCTGATCGTTGCATCGGAATTGTTTTTCTAGATGACATCCGTTCCTACCTATTTGATACCCATCTCTACAACATAGTTTCCATGGGTTCAATCATGCGCTCTCTACCCACCATCTCTACAAATGAGTCTATTGAAGAAGCGCTGGATAAATTTGAATTGAGTGGGGCTTGGGCGTTACCGGTGATGGATGGCAAGGAGCGCTTTTTGGGGATGCTTTCAAAATCAACTTTGTTTGATCATTACCGAAGGGAGTTGCAAATCACGGTTTAAATCAGCTCCAAAGATACACTGTCCCAATCCCAGGCCAGTAAAGCTCTCCTTTCCAAGGGTTTAGACCGAATTCCAGTGCAAACGACTGAAAGCGAAGCCCCTCTTCAATTCCAATAGAAACTCCAAAAATTCCCCAAATAGTCAGCTGCAATCCTCTTCCACCTGTCGTGGGTTGTATCCAAAAACTCAAAGGAAAATCCTTACCAATGGCAGTGGGCGGTAAAGTCACTCGAAGTTCTGGGACTTGCCGAAGCACATGTG
Coding sequences within it:
- a CDS encoding ABC transporter permease, with protein sequence MASSLLSNPINQRRLRAFRANRRGYWSLWFFLFLFFFSLLAELVSNDKPLLIRFDGEFYTPFLVEYSETQFGGEFATEAEYTDPFVKDLIKEKGWILWPMIRYSYDTINYNLSVPAPAPPSAENWLGTDDQGRDVMARLIYGFRISVLFGLCLTVFSSIIGVAFGSLQGYYGGWVDLGGQRFIEVWSGLPVLFLLIILSSFVEPNFWWLLGIMLLFSWMGLVGVVRAEFLRGRNLEYVRAAQALGLSNTTIMCRHILPNAMVATLTFLPFLLNSSITTLTSLDFLGFGLPVGSPSLGELLAQGKANIHAPWLGLSGFFVLALMLSLLVFIGEAVRDAFDPRHRG
- a CDS encoding PD-(D/E)XK nuclease-like domain-containing protein — encoded protein: MMEEANFQTGIFEEMPFEQYQQAQGLNQSTLKQIFRPGNYYNPHGVLIGNAGHCLLLEPERFEQDYQRLAPGISLRKLKKLEAEEQPSSEESRPTMLPTNIWDALMNAQNAVNTHPQASWMLENSLKEVSLFWQAPENSLRCKGRLDLFCPEKAFIADLKFSYRTITEANTQWHYAFQAAWYRQGIYQLTGEWLPFYLIFVERNTPYRVVVAELEKETLDVGDRLLQESLVEYEAYAAPPEFDDPA
- the gcvP gene encoding aminomethyl-transferring glycine dehydrogenase, whose amino-acid sequence is MPTQSSLLKELNQLHPSADFVHRHIGPNQAQQQAMLQFLELQSLEDLLEKTVPYDILQPQSKLDLKPASEEQALNELKSMMEANQLWQSFLGQGYYGTHLPNVIRRNLLENPGWYTAYTPYQAEIAQGRLEALLNFQQMVLDLTGMEVANASLLDEATAAAEAMTLCQRHSKKKSNQFFVDHNVHRQTLDLLQTRAEPMNIHLVVGEPAEIPSGDYFGALLQYPNTFGVINNWSEWIEAMHQQGVLVAVATDLLSLTLLKPPGEMGADIVFGSAQRFGVPMGYGGPHAAFLATRDTLKRSLPGRLIGVSQDRQGQLALRMALQTREQHIRREKATSNICTAQVLLAVIASFYAVYHGPDGLKKIARRTHTLTALLRQGLDQGGFASNDQFFDTLCIDAITQQPEILQRAQEAKINLRVIDSTHLGVSLDETTTPEDVSKLLKVFGVEADLDALLSQANSSDAGIPESLQRESNFLSHSVFHRYHSETELMRYLRNLEEKDLALNRAMIPLGSCTMKLNASAEMIPVTWESVGSLHPFVPVEQAQGMQKMIQQLEDWLMQLTGFDAISMQPNSGAQGEYAGLLTIRNYHISRGEAHRHICLIPSSAHGTNPASAQMAGMKVVVVNCDSQGNVDVNDLRQKAEAHASGLAALMVTYPSTHGVFEEEIRSICEIIQGFGGQVYMDGANLNALVGIAQPGQFGPDVMHFNLHKTFCIPHGGGGPGMGPIGVRSHLAPYLPNHSIIKVAENRTGGAVSAAPWGSPSILPISWMYIRMMGGPNLRIASQVAILNANYMAERLSGAYPILYRGRNGRLAHECILDIRPLKNISGISEEDIAKRLMDYGFHAPTMSWPVAGTLMIEPTESESREELDRFCEAMLKIREEVRKVEEGTWPLQDNPLVNAPHTQLDLTAEVWNHLYSREIAAYPLPGMQTQKFWPTVNRIDNAYGDRNLVCSCPTVESYR
- a CDS encoding PTS sugar transporter subunit IIA encodes the protein MAQMLTITEVVNLLRVPETTIRRWIQQGEFPCTIRNGKPLVNQATLISWAEAKHLRLGSSALGKKGNLVTNNLLAALELGGTHYRLKGEDRDAVLRHLPGQMQLNRISPQKLETLLLERENQSSTALGKGVAVPHPRYPLPISKSQSRVDVFFLSSPIEWDAPDRQPVHTLFVLLSAESSHHLKILSQIAGLLRQAGVEDFLQQAPPQDELLDYIQARTSH
- a CDS encoding chloride channel protein, which encodes MNSWTTFKQELHTKLQTLLPSTPLGEGERLSHFRAHSARETVVMMLCALIIGAGSGALAVSLNWGVHFLQESILFLPDLGQILMPALGAGLAVFMIRNLLRDPSGHGVPEVIHAVLHDARNLKKRMIFSRFLGSLLTVGTGNSAGLEGPTVCIGAAWGAVVARWLNTNERRSKLLLGYGVAGAVAGIFNAPLTGLIFTLEIILGEWSVLTVLPSIIAAVTATEFSRVLMGNKITFTHEFEFFDPTSLVACVLLGILTGLVSIAFSRSLSWSEKKFHKIGSPWARAALGGAIIGGMAYLNPSVLGEGYNITQEFLAQMDQHTVEWVLFFILLKFIACCVTLGSGGVGGVFAPSLVLGSAVGMSFGLILGLTGWEGVAEPAAFALVGMAGMVTGVMHGPLTGVFLVMESTGGYSLILPLMLTASSAMVTSSFLEVGSVYTRNLIFKGDLVKRGSDQHLLRSLSRDFRDLLDHDFLTVRDSTLLGEFVEVFKNAHRNYFPVLEADSDRCIGIVFLDDIRSYLFDTHLYNIVSMGSIMRSLPTISTNESIEEALDKFELSGAWALPVMDGKERFLGMLSKSTLFDHYRRELQITV